One part of the Bacteroidia bacterium genome encodes these proteins:
- a CDS encoding fibronectin type III domain-containing protein, with translation MKKLVTLVSFACVTALSQAQSWTDVNTNLPALSARGLAKIGDTLLVGIRGGGVYYSVTNGDTWQEHHTSALVDNSGMNKFYGSKAAVGDDAYFFVLGNGNVQYYELNNGLYNLNNLTSQLGTSEVISYEKSENPGTHFFGTPGGLYSFADGVNPTMVTATGLDGDAGVVYSVFDNDNSQILAGTMAGLYVSNDNGVSFTLNDASIPANTKVNEIAIFTLTGNGVYFFQQQGPTFLPIVQGGDYRCYYWDMMGSGNAVMFGNGVGSQVDANFTATDFDLTGVSGGPILGTVMMGEYVFVCTQDGGVFRYGTNAAPEAPVAPTNLMATVFKTQSNYVELSWTDNSANEDGFDVERSTDGQSFTSIGTVAADVLNFQDNNLSPLTTY, from the coding sequence ATGAAAAAACTAGTTACACTTGTTTCGTTTGCCTGTGTTACAGCTTTATCCCAGGCTCAATCGTGGACCGATGTAAACACCAATTTACCGGCCTTATCGGCCAGGGGTTTGGCCAAAATTGGAGATACGCTGTTGGTAGGTATTCGGGGTGGAGGGGTTTATTACTCCGTTACCAATGGCGACACCTGGCAGGAGCACCATACTTCGGCCTTGGTAGACAATTCAGGAATGAATAAATTCTATGGGTCAAAGGCTGCCGTTGGTGATGATGCCTATTTCTTTGTTTTGGGTAATGGAAATGTGCAGTATTATGAATTAAACAATGGACTTTACAACCTTAACAATCTTACTTCCCAGTTGGGAACAAGCGAGGTTATCAGTTATGAAAAATCCGAGAATCCGGGTACCCATTTTTTTGGCACACCCGGTGGACTTTATTCCTTTGCCGATGGAGTAAATCCAACCATGGTAACGGCAACGGGTCTTGATGGCGATGCAGGTGTTGTTTATTCTGTTTTTGATAACGATAACTCCCAAATTTTGGCCGGAACTATGGCCGGTTTATATGTTTCCAACGACAATGGTGTAAGCTTTACCTTGAACGATGCCAGTATTCCGGCAAATACCAAGGTGAACGAAATTGCCATTTTTACCCTTACCGGAAATGGAGTTTATTTTTTCCAACAACAAGGTCCTACCTTTTTACCTATTGTTCAAGGAGGTGATTACCGTTGCTATTATTGGGACATGATGGGAAGTGGAAATGCCGTAATGTTTGGAAATGGAGTAGGTAGCCAAGTAGACGCCAATTTTACGGCTACTGATTTTGATCTAACCGGGGTGAGCGGCGGCCCAATTTTGGGAACAGTGATGATGGGAGAATATGTTTTTGTTTGCACCCAGGATGGTGGTGTTTTCCGATATGGAACCAACGCCGCTCCGGAGGCCCCGGTAGCCCCAACCAATTTGATGGCAACCGTTTTTAAAACACAATCGAACTATGTTGAGTTGAGCTGGACTGATAATTCTGCTAATGAAGATGGATTTGATGTGGAGCGCAGTACTGATGGACAAAGTTTTACCTCAATTGGAACGGTGGCTGCGGATGTGCTTAATTTCCAGGACAATAATCTGTCACCACTTACGACCTACTA
- a CDS encoding helix-turn-helix domain-containing protein codes for MLRNAGLVLVLVLCLGFQSFASSLQPKLFWVYQDSTKALSLQEVMANAGFYPRSNLNFGYSASSVWVKMPLKSPKVLANTRVMLTHSALYYVDFFLVQNDSVFLEKHTGLKRELASRGQWTNKFYMDLPGELSPGAELYIRLYNQESALKTDIQLVHPPTQVLSLLSDLLFFAGLAGLVLVLVLYNLLSFVKFPKTIFLYYAAYIICLLFYMGANMGLFHLLLPNVLIPYTSIVRVFWSIPALGFFLLFVYRLLDLGSLSGSFLSKAYLVSQVLLLLFLAVLFVPKQGVWITIAASAYYFFYSLLAVLLVYSGIVSFRQGHKPAYYFLVGQVPLMVVFVLVVLRNYQILPFLPLMNYLPESLFLLELLVTFPCLELHIKSEKRIEALVSNQVSQEALVNSYSVTLKQANESIDEEVQEHFNSLVAYVQKHKPYLMPELKIADLAMELQISSHQLSKAINTCSGMHFFDFINSYRVEYAKTRMNEPGALKKFTIETIARESGFNNKTSFNASFKKFTGKTPSEYKQQLLE; via the coding sequence ATGTTACGAAACGCAGGCTTGGTATTGGTTTTGGTGTTGTGCCTTGGATTTCAATCCTTTGCATCAAGTCTGCAACCTAAACTTTTTTGGGTTTACCAAGACAGCACCAAGGCTCTTTCTTTACAGGAAGTGATGGCTAATGCCGGTTTTTATCCGCGCTCCAACCTAAATTTTGGCTACAGTGCCTCCTCTGTTTGGGTAAAAATGCCCCTTAAAAGCCCCAAAGTATTGGCAAATACACGGGTAATGCTTACCCATTCTGCCTTGTATTATGTTGATTTTTTTCTGGTGCAAAACGATTCGGTTTTCCTGGAAAAGCATACCGGACTTAAGCGAGAGTTGGCTTCGCGCGGACAATGGACCAATAAGTTTTACATGGATTTGCCCGGGGAGTTGAGTCCCGGTGCGGAGCTGTATATTCGGCTTTACAACCAAGAGTCGGCATTAAAAACCGACATTCAATTGGTACACCCTCCAACTCAGGTATTAAGCTTGTTATCTGACCTTTTGTTTTTTGCCGGTTTAGCAGGATTGGTGTTGGTATTGGTATTGTACAACTTGTTATCATTTGTGAAGTTTCCAAAGACCATCTTCTTGTATTATGCTGCTTACATTATTTGTTTGCTATTTTACATGGGTGCCAACATGGGATTGTTTCATTTGTTGTTGCCCAACGTACTCATTCCCTATACGTCTATTGTACGGGTTTTTTGGTCAATTCCGGCACTGGGTTTCTTTTTGTTATTTGTATATCGATTGCTCGACTTAGGTTCATTGTCCGGTTCGTTTCTTTCCAAGGCTTATCTGGTTAGTCAGGTCTTGCTTCTCTTGTTTTTGGCGGTTTTATTTGTACCAAAACAAGGTGTTTGGATAACTATTGCGGCGTCGGCATACTATTTTTTCTATAGTTTGCTTGCGGTTTTATTGGTTTACAGCGGGATTGTTTCGTTTAGGCAAGGGCACAAACCCGCGTATTATTTTCTGGTTGGACAAGTTCCTTTAATGGTTGTTTTTGTGTTGGTTGTATTGCGTAACTATCAAATTTTACCATTTCTTCCATTAATGAATTACCTGCCGGAGTCGTTGTTTTTGCTGGAGCTTTTGGTAACATTTCCTTGCTTAGAGTTACACATTAAAAGTGAAAAGCGTATTGAGGCATTGGTAAGCAACCAAGTAAGTCAGGAGGCATTGGTAAATTCCTATTCTGTAACCTTAAAGCAAGCCAATGAAAGCATCGATGAGGAGGTTCAGGAGCATTTCAACTCCCTGGTTGCCTATGTTCAAAAGCACAAGCCTTATTTAATGCCGGAATTAAAAATAGCGGACCTGGCTATGGAGCTTCAAATTAGTTCTCACCAACTTTCAAAGGCCATCAATACCTGTAGTGGAATGCATTTTTTTGATTTCATAAATTCGTACCGCGTTGAGTATGCCAAAACAAGGATGAACGAACCCGGGGCGTTAAAGAAATTTACCATCGAAACTATTGCCAGGGAAAGCGGCTTCAATAATAAAACCTCCTTTAATGCTTCTTTCAAAAAGTTTACTGGCAAAACTCCTTCCGAATACAAACAGCAGTTATTGGAATAA
- a CDS encoding tetratricopeptide repeat protein, whose amino-acid sequence MKNQFHSFILYVGLVFIGLTLATTSIQAQTKHPSYLEAQKSLEKKNYSQALKEITVALESDLKEYDYWFLKTQILSQMGDALAALDVFNKMVDKYPNESRVYFDRGNFLTSIRMAEPAVQDFEKGISLNPVDSLIIPFYLNCGSARIYYRDFKGAYADFRQAYIKDSSNVSVLNNLGMVAQEIGKEDEAIYYMNKIIELDPKFLGGYVNLGYLYQLKGDFQKSVNYLDHALQLDPNEALALNNRGYSKLKLGDLKGALADVKKSIKLYPGNAYAYRNLGLIHLSQSKNDEACKAFYEALDKEFTKQYGNEVINLIKENCRNYRR is encoded by the coding sequence ATGAAAAACCAATTCCATTCATTTATTTTGTATGTCGGTTTGGTCTTTATCGGCTTAACCCTTGCGACTACTTCAATACAAGCTCAAACCAAGCATCCTTCATACCTGGAGGCCCAAAAGTCGCTTGAAAAGAAGAACTATTCCCAGGCACTTAAAGAAATTACGGTGGCTTTGGAATCGGATCTGAAGGAATATGATTATTGGTTTCTTAAAACTCAGATTCTCAGCCAGATGGGTGATGCTTTAGCCGCTTTGGACGTTTTCAATAAAATGGTTGATAAGTATCCCAACGAGTCCAGGGTATATTTCGACCGTGGTAATTTTCTTACCAGCATTCGCATGGCAGAACCTGCCGTTCAAGATTTTGAAAAGGGAATTTCGCTTAACCCGGTTGATTCTTTAATTATTCCGTTTTATCTCAATTGCGGCTCGGCCCGTATTTATTACCGCGATTTTAAAGGCGCTTATGCCGATTTCCGCCAGGCTTACATCAAGGATTCCAGCAATGTAAGTGTGCTCAATAACCTGGGAATGGTTGCTCAGGAAATTGGGAAGGAAGACGAGGCGATTTATTACATGAATAAGATTATTGAGCTCGACCCTAAGTTTTTGGGTGGTTATGTTAATTTGGGCTATCTTTATCAACTAAAGGGCGATTTTCAGAAGTCGGTAAATTACCTCGACCATGCGTTGCAACTCGATCCCAACGAGGCTTTGGCGCTCAACAACCGTGGGTATAGCAAATTGAAACTCGGAGATTTAAAAGGTGCGCTTGCCGATGTTAAGAAATCGATAAAGTTGTACCCGGGTAATGCCTACGCCTACCGAAATTTGGGCCTGATTCATTTGTCGCAATCCAAAAACGACGAGGCTTGCAAAGCGTTTTATGAAGCCCTGGACAAGGAGTTTACCAAGCAATATGGCAATGAAGTGATCAACCTAATTAAGGAAAACTGCCGCAATTACCGTCGCTAA